One region of Synechococcus elongatus PCC 11801 genomic DNA includes:
- a CDS encoding CbiQ family ECF transporter T component — translation MDLLRSLPLGLYLEQPVTWLHRLDPRVKLGWLMLFLLSPILASPLWRIGLVVALLLLTFSARIPLRVWRQQMGWLLMLAGLLFVLTAVLPDGQLLTQQSYRPDSGLTLPPASDYRFDLWSWGNLRVTQRSLNLAIRTSTLIFTLLYSTTLYLLTTTPEEITAAIEDCLAPLRRWGIPVTEISLALTLGLRFLPLVLEEIQSLYRSVTTRAIDWKQLGWRRGLQIWLLVAERVLQNLLLRAEQIAASMQVRGFTSPSRHRVPWHDLQLQRRDRWAIAIGIGAVGVRCLWGQGSL, via the coding sequence ATGGATTTACTGCGATCGCTGCCGTTGGGGCTATATCTCGAGCAGCCGGTGACTTGGCTGCATCGACTAGATCCGCGAGTGAAATTGGGTTGGCTGATGCTGTTCTTGCTCAGCCCAATTTTGGCTAGTCCGCTCTGGCGCATTGGTCTGGTGGTTGCACTGTTGCTCCTGACCTTCAGCGCCCGCATTCCCCTGCGCGTTTGGCGGCAGCAAATGGGCTGGCTGCTGATGCTTGCGGGGTTGCTGTTCGTGCTGACGGCGGTACTGCCCGATGGTCAGCTCCTGACTCAGCAGTCCTATCGACCCGATTCGGGTCTGACGCTGCCGCCAGCGAGCGACTACCGCTTTGACCTTTGGAGTTGGGGCAATCTACGAGTCACTCAGCGATCGCTCAACCTTGCGATCCGCACCAGCACACTAATTTTCACGCTGCTCTACAGCACAACCCTTTATCTACTGACCACTACGCCAGAAGAAATTACGGCGGCGATCGAGGATTGTCTGGCACCGCTACGGCGTTGGGGCATTCCCGTCACGGAAATTTCGCTGGCACTCACTCTTGGATTGCGCTTCTTGCCGCTGGTACTGGAAGAGATCCAAAGTCTCTATCGATCGGTGACGACTCGGGCGATCGACTGGAAGCAGTTGGGTTGGCGGCGAGGGCTGCAAATCTGGCTATTAGTCGCTGAACGCGTTTTGCAAAATCTCTTGCTGCGGGCGGAGCAAATTGCGGCCAGCATGCAGGTGCGCGGCTTTACCAGCCCCAGCCGACATCGTGTCCCTTGGCATGATCTGCAACTGCAACGCCGCGATCGCTGGGCAATTGCGATCGGAATTGGTGCGGTTGGTGTGCGCTGTCTATGGGGGCAAGGTAGCTTGTAA
- a CDS encoding photosystem I reaction center protein subunit XI, whose product MAQDVIANGGTPEIGNLATPINSSPFTRTFINALPIYRRGLSSNRRGLEIGMAHGFLLYGPFSILGPLRNTETAGSAGLLATVGLVVILTVCLSLYGNAGSGPAPAESTVTTPNPPQELFTKEGWSEFTSGFILGGLGGAFFAFYLASTPYVQPLVKIAAGVWSVH is encoded by the coding sequence ATGGCCCAAGACGTGATTGCGAATGGCGGCACGCCTGAGATTGGCAACCTAGCAACGCCGATCAACTCTTCCCCGTTTACCCGAACCTTTATCAACGCGCTGCCGATCTATCGTCGCGGCCTTAGCTCCAATCGCCGTGGTCTCGAAATCGGCATGGCTCATGGCTTCTTGCTCTATGGGCCGTTCAGCATTTTGGGCCCTCTGCGCAATACCGAAACCGCGGGTTCTGCTGGCTTGCTGGCAACCGTTGGTCTGGTTGTGATTTTGACCGTTTGCCTCTCGCTCTACGGCAATGCGGGTTCTGGTCCGGCTCCGGCAGAAAGCACGGTGACCACACCCAATCCTCCGCAAGAACTGTTCACGAAAGAAGGCTGGAGTGAATTCACCAGCGGCTTCATCCTGGGTGGCTTGGGTGGCGCGTTCTTTGCGTTCTACCTCGCCTCGACGCCCTACGTGCAACCGTTGGTCAAAATTGCCGCTGGCGTTTGGTCGGTGCACTAA
- the der gene encoding ribosome biogenesis GTPase Der codes for MPLPIVAILGRPNVGKSTLVNRLAGSREAIVHDEPGVTRDRTYQEAFWCDRDFTVVDTGGLVFDDDTEFLPLIREQAELALAEAVLAVLVVDGQAGLTAADSEIADWLRHQNRPIVVAVNKCESPDKGAAQAAEFWGLGFGEPLPISSIHGSGTGELLDRVVELLPPADKSAEEETEIGVAIVGRPNVGKSSLLNSFLGEQRAIVSPIAGTTRDAIDTVIERNDQRYRLVDTAGIRRKRGVDYGPEFFGINRSFKAIRRADVCLLVIDVLDGVTDQDQKLAGRIEEDGRACVIVVNKWDAHEKDSSTIYEVERQLRDRLYFLDWAPMIFVSALTGQRVEKILDQVNTVVEQHRRRVGTSVINEVLGDAIAWRTPPTTRQGRQGRIYYGTQVTTQPPSFTLFVNDPKLFGESYRRYIERQFRESLGFSGTPIRLFWRGKKSRELERGANRATRV; via the coding sequence ATGCCGCTGCCGATTGTCGCCATTCTTGGCCGACCAAATGTTGGGAAGTCTACGTTAGTCAATCGTTTGGCCGGCAGCCGCGAAGCGATCGTCCACGATGAACCCGGTGTCACCCGCGATCGCACGTATCAAGAAGCCTTCTGGTGCGATCGCGATTTTACGGTAGTTGACACTGGTGGTTTGGTTTTTGACGACGACACCGAGTTTTTACCACTGATTCGTGAACAGGCTGAGTTGGCTTTAGCAGAAGCAGTTCTGGCTGTTTTAGTCGTCGATGGACAGGCAGGTCTAACGGCAGCCGACAGTGAAATTGCCGACTGGCTGCGCCATCAAAATCGACCGATCGTAGTGGCTGTCAACAAATGCGAGTCGCCCGACAAAGGTGCTGCCCAAGCAGCGGAATTTTGGGGCTTAGGTTTTGGTGAACCACTGCCGATTTCCAGCATTCATGGCAGTGGTACAGGTGAGTTGCTCGATCGCGTTGTCGAGCTGTTGCCACCTGCAGATAAATCAGCTGAGGAAGAAACGGAAATTGGTGTAGCGATCGTCGGTCGTCCCAATGTCGGTAAATCTAGTCTGCTCAATTCCTTCTTGGGTGAACAAAGGGCAATCGTCAGCCCGATCGCGGGTACAACTCGTGATGCGATCGACACAGTGATTGAGCGCAACGATCAGCGCTATCGCTTGGTGGATACAGCAGGGATTCGCCGTAAACGCGGGGTTGACTACGGCCCTGAGTTTTTCGGAATTAATCGCTCCTTCAAAGCGATCCGTCGGGCAGATGTCTGCTTACTGGTGATCGATGTGCTGGATGGCGTCACCGATCAAGATCAAAAACTGGCAGGTCGGATCGAAGAAGATGGCCGTGCTTGCGTGATCGTCGTCAACAAGTGGGATGCCCACGAAAAAGACTCCAGCACCATCTACGAGGTGGAACGGCAACTGCGCGATCGCCTCTACTTCCTCGACTGGGCACCGATGATTTTTGTCAGTGCGCTGACTGGTCAGCGGGTTGAGAAGATTCTCGACCAAGTCAACACCGTGGTAGAGCAGCACCGTCGCCGCGTCGGCACTTCCGTAATCAATGAAGTCTTGGGTGATGCGATCGCTTGGCGAACACCACCAACCACACGTCAAGGTCGTCAGGGTCGGATTTACTACGGCACCCAAGTCACCACCCAGCCGCCTAGCTTCACGCTGTTTGTCAACGATCCCAAGCTGTTTGGCGAATCCTATCGCCGCTACATTGAGCGCCAATTCCGGGAAAGCCTCGGCTTCAGCGGCACCCCAATCCGCCTCTTCTGGCGTGGTAAAAAATCACGGGAATTGGAGCGCGGCGCCAATCGAGCCACCCGCGTTTAA
- a CDS encoding photosystem I reaction center subunit VIII, protein MSGDFAAAFLPTIFVPLVGLGFPAVLMSLLFTYIESEA, encoded by the coding sequence ATGTCTGGTGACTTTGCTGCTGCCTTCTTGCCGACTATTTTTGTACCGCTCGTAGGTCTGGGCTTCCCTGCAGTCCTGATGAGCTTGCTGTTCACCTACATTGAGTCGGAAGCCTAG